The Pseudoxanthomonas sp. Root65 sequence GCGACGTAAGTCGCGATGAGGCTTTACCGCCGGCCTTTCGCGACTTACGTCGCTCCCACAAGGCAGATAGCCTTCGCTGTGGCAGGCATGCCGTTTAGCCTTCTGGCGCCGCCTGCGCATGCCTACCCGATGCCCGCCGACTGCGACGTCTTGCGCGAGCGCCTGCTGGCGTAGCCGGACGCCCTATTCCGCCTGTGGGAGCGACATAAGTCGCGATGAGGCTTTACCGCCGACCTTTCGCGACTTACGTCGCTCCCACAAGGCAGATAGCCTTCGCTGTGGCAGACGTGCTGTTGGGCCTTCAAGCGCATCCCGCGCACGCCGATCCGATCCCCGCCGACTACCACGCCTTGCGCGAGCGCCTGCTGGCGTAGTCGGACGCCATATCCCGGATGTGGGAGCGACGTAAGTCGCGATGAGGCTTTACCGCCCACCTTTCGCGACTTACGTCGCTCCCACAGATCACGCAGCCTTGTCCGCTGCAGCCGCGTCCTCCTGCGCTAAGCTCATCCGATGACACGAAACATCCTGCCCACCGTCCTGCTGGCTACGTTGCTCGCCGCCGCAGCCCCGTTCACCACGCACGCGCAATCCGCCGTGCCGCAGGCCGATGTCCGCGCACTGAAGCCGGGCGAGTTCCTGTGGTATCCGCAGATCGCGCCCGAGGGGCCGGTGGTGCTGGTGGTCAGCCTGGACGAGCAGCGCGCCTACGTGTACCGCAACGGCATCGCCATCGGCGTGTCGACCATCAGTTCGGGCAAGGCGGGCAAGGACACGCCGACCGGCGTGTTCACCATTCTGCAGAAGAACAAGGACCACCGCTCCAACCTCTACAACAACGCGCCGATGCCCTACATGCAGCGGCTGACCTGGGACGGCATCGCCCTGCATGGCGGCCATCTGCCGGGCTACCCGGCGTCGCACGGCTGCGTGCGCCTGCCGCAGGCCTTCGCCGAGAAGCTGTTCGGCATCACGCGTTTCGGCGACTCGGTGGTGGTGGCCAATGCCAAGGCGTCGCCGGCCAGCCTGGTGCATCCGGCCGTGCTGGCACCGGTCACGTCGGGAGGGCAGGCGGCGCATCCCGACCTGTCGGCCTACGAGGTGTACTGGAACGAGGCGGCCTCGCCGGAGGGTCCGGTCAGCATCCTGGTCAGCCTGTACGACCAGCGCGTATCAGTACTTCGCAACGGCGTGCTGATCGGTGCGGCGCCATTGCAGATGGTGCGCGAGTTCGCGCTCAACGGCACCGTGCTGCTGGTGATGACGACCGGGATGGAGGACATCCCCAGCCTGCTCGATCCCCGGCAGAAGGAACACCGCTGGGTCGCCCATCGTGTGCTGGGCGAGGAGGGCGCGCCGATGCCGCCGCTGCGCTCATTGGGGGATTCGTTCTGGATTCCGCAGGGTTTCGCCCGTCGCCTGTACGCTGTGCTGAAACCCGGTACCACCGTGCTGCTGTCCGATCTGCCGGGCGTACGTGCAACGCCCGATGACCAGCCGTCGGTGCCGGTCTTGGAATCGGACGAAGCCAGCCCCACTCCGGTATCGCGCTGAGCCTTGCGGACGGAATCGGGACGCTGGCGCCATTCCCCGATCCTTGGGCCTCTGCATGAACCGATTCCCCTCCCTGCTTTTGTTGTGCATCGCCGCGATGGCGCTCTCGCAGGCCGGCGCTGCGCACGCAGGATCGACCACTGTCGCGTCGCCCGAGCGCCTGGTCGAGCAGTTGCATCGTGCGGCGCCATCGCTCGACCGCGAGGTGCTGTCGATGGCGGCGCACGCGATGACCTGCTCGATCCGTCGCGGCGAACCCGTGCCGATGCGCCGGCTCAGCGTGATCGACTATTCGCGGCCATCCACCCAGCCGCGCCTGTGGGTGTTCGACCTGGAAGCCGCCCGCCTGCTGTTCGAGGAGCGCGTCGCGCACGGTCGCAACACCGGCGAGAACCTCGCCACGCGCTTTTCCAATGCCACTGGCAGCTACATGTCCAGCCTGGGGGCCTTCGTCACGCAAGAGTCGTACCGCGGCGCGAACGGTTACTCGCTGCGCCTGCAGGGGCTGGAGCCCGGTTTCAACGACAAGGCGCGCGAGCGCGCCATCGTCATCCACGGCGCGCCCTATGTCAGCGATGCGCTGGTGCGCGCGCAGGGGCGGCTCGGGCGCAGCCTGGGTTGTCCGGCGGTCGGCACTGCCGTGGCCAAGCCGCTGATCGACAGCATCCGCGGCGGCTCGTTCCTGTTCGCCTACTACCCCGATCCCGCCTGGCTGAAGCACTCGCGCCTGCTGGGCGCCGACTGCGGGAGCGGTGTCGCCGCCCACGCCGCATCGCCTACGCCGGGCGGATGACGGCGGTCAGAGCTTGAGCGGAATTTTCAGGTAGCGTCGCCCGTTGTCCTCCGGCGCCGGCAGATGGCCGGCGCGGATGTTGACCTGCAGTGACGGCAGCAGCAGCGTCGGTGCCGGCAGCGTCGCATCGCGCGCTTCGCGCATGGCGACGAAGCTGTCTTCGTCCACGCCGCCACCGATGTGCACATTGCCGGCCTTTTCGTCGGCCACCGTGGTTTGCCATGCGTAGTGGTCGCGCCCCGGCGCCTTGTAGTCGTGGCAGAGGTACAGCGTGGTCTGTGGCGGCAGCGCCAGCAGTTTCTGGATCGAGCGGTACAGCGTGCGCGCATCGCCGCCGGGGAAGTCCGCGCGCGCGGTGCCGTAGTCGGGCATGAACAGCGTGTCGCCGACGAACACCGCATCGCCGATGCGATAGGACACGCAGGCCGGCGTGTGGCCGGGGGTGTGGATCACCTCGACCTGCAACTCACCGAGCGGGAACGTCTCGCCATCGCGGAACAGGCGGTCGAACTCGCGGCCGTCGCCACTGACATCATCCAGCCCGAACACCGGCGCGAACGTGCGCTGCACCTCGATGATGTGTTCGCCGATGCCGACCGGTGCGCCGGTCTTCTCCTTCAGGTACGGCGCCGCGCTGAGATGGTCGGCGTGCGCGTGCGTTTCCAGGATCCAGTGCGCCGTCAGGTCGTGGTCGGCGATGAAGCCGAGCACGGTATCCGCCGCGCGATGCGAGGCGCGGCCGGAGCGATGGTCGTAATCCAGCACCGGATCGATGATCGCGGCGTGGCGCGTGGCCGGGTCCCACACCACGTAGGTGATGGTGTGGGTCGCCTCGTCGAACCAGGCATGCAGGGCAGGGGTGGCCATGGAAACTCCGGTGGGGTTGCCTTTAAATTTAGGCAATACTAAATTAAGTTATATCTAAAGCAAGGGTGGTCCGATGTCCTTGAAGCAACGCGAACTGGAACAGCTGCGCGCCAGCGCCGCAGATGCCGCGGCGTTGATGCGGGCACTGGGTCATGACGGCCGGCTGCTGGTCCTGTGCACCCTGGTCGCGCAGGGCGAGTGTAGTGCCGGCGAACTGGCGCAGCAGGTCGGGCTGAGCCCGTCCGCGTTGTCGCAGCATCTGGCCAGGATGCGCGAGGACGGGCTGGTCGACAGTCGCCGCGAGGCCCAGAGCATTCATTACCGCATCGTCGAGCCTCGCGTGGCGCGGGTCGTGGCGCTGTTGAAGGACCTGTATTGCCCATGAGGAGGCACCCATGACGATTCCTTCGATTTCACCCGAACAGGCCCGGGCGCTGTTGGCCGACGGCGCGGTGCTGGTGGACATCCGCAACCACGACGAACACGCGCGCGAACACATCCCGGGCGCCGTGCTGTGGCTGGTCTCGCAGCCGGCGGTGCCTTTGCCGAAGGGCGCGGCGAAGACGGTGGTCTTCCATTGCCGTTCCGGTGCACGCACGCAGGCGAACGCCGCCAGGCTGGCCGCTGCGGCGGGCTGCGACGCGTTCCTGCTGTCCGGCGGACTGGACGCCTGGAAGCGGGCCGGCCTGCCGGTAAAGCAGGACCGTCGCCAGCCGATCGAACTGATGCGGCAGGTGCAGATCGCCGCCGGTTCGATGGTATTGACGGGCGTGGTGATCGCAGCCACGTTGTCGCCCTATGGCGTGCTGCTGTCCGGTTTCGTCGGCGCGGGGCTGGTGT is a genomic window containing:
- a CDS encoding L,D-transpeptidase, which gives rise to MTRNILPTVLLATLLAAAAPFTTHAQSAVPQADVRALKPGEFLWYPQIAPEGPVVLVVSLDEQRAYVYRNGIAIGVSTISSGKAGKDTPTGVFTILQKNKDHRSNLYNNAPMPYMQRLTWDGIALHGGHLPGYPASHGCVRLPQAFAEKLFGITRFGDSVVVANAKASPASLVHPAVLAPVTSGGQAAHPDLSAYEVYWNEAASPEGPVSILVSLYDQRVSVLRNGVLIGAAPLQMVREFALNGTVLLVMTTGMEDIPSLLDPRQKEHRWVAHRVLGEEGAPMPPLRSLGDSFWIPQGFARRLYAVLKPGTTVLLSDLPGVRATPDDQPSVPVLESDEASPTPVSR
- a CDS encoding murein L,D-transpeptidase catalytic domain family protein; this encodes MLCIAAMALSQAGAAHAGSTTVASPERLVEQLHRAAPSLDREVLSMAAHAMTCSIRRGEPVPMRRLSVIDYSRPSTQPRLWVFDLEAARLLFEERVAHGRNTGENLATRFSNATGSYMSSLGAFVTQESYRGANGYSLRLQGLEPGFNDKARERAIVIHGAPYVSDALVRAQGRLGRSLGCPAVGTAVAKPLIDSIRGGSFLFAYYPDPAWLKHSRLLGADCGSGVAAHAASPTPGG
- a CDS encoding MBL fold metallo-hydrolase, coding for MATPALHAWFDEATHTITYVVWDPATRHAAIIDPVLDYDHRSGRASHRAADTVLGFIADHDLTAHWILETHAHADHLSAAPYLKEKTGAPVGIGEHIIEVQRTFAPVFGLDDVSGDGREFDRLFRDGETFPLGELQVEVIHTPGHTPACVSYRIGDAVFVGDTLFMPDYGTARADFPGGDARTLYRSIQKLLALPPQTTLYLCHDYKAPGRDHYAWQTTVADEKAGNVHIGGGVDEDSFVAMREARDATLPAPTLLLPSLQVNIRAGHLPAPEDNGRRYLKIPLKL
- a CDS encoding metalloregulator ArsR/SmtB family transcription factor, with protein sequence MSLKQRELEQLRASAADAAALMRALGHDGRLLVLCTLVAQGECSAGELAQQVGLSPSALSQHLARMREDGLVDSRREAQSIHYRIVEPRVARVVALLKDLYCP
- a CDS encoding rhodanese family protein; this encodes MTIPSISPEQARALLADGAVLVDIRNHDEHAREHIPGAVLWLVSQPAVPLPKGAAKTVVFHCRSGARTQANAARLAAAAGCDAFLLSGGLDAWKRAGLPVKQDRRQPIELMRQVQIAAGSMVLTGVVIAATLSPYGVLLSGFVGAGLVFAGVSGFCGMARLLAWMPWNRRTVP